In Brevibacillus marinus, the genomic window ACCACCACGCCGTCCATGGCAATCTTTTGCCCCGGCTTCACGATCATGATATCGCCAACGACGACGTCCTCGACAGGAACGACCACTTCTTGCCCGTTCCGTCGGACCAACGCTTCTTTTGGCGCGACGCTCATCAACGCACGAATCGATTGCCGCGCCCGGTCCATGGAGAACCGTTCCAGCGCTTCGCTGATCGCAAAGAGAATGACGACGACCGCGCCTTCCGCCCACTCCCCGATGAGCGCCGCGCCGATTATGGCAACCGTCATCAGCGTCTTCATGTCAAATTCCAGCCGCAGCAAGTTTCGCAAGCCAACCGCAAAGAGCGAGTAGCCCCCGATCACAATGGACGCGGCGAACAGCAGAATCGCAAGCAGGTTCTCTTCTCCGTTCACAAAGCGGAAAAGATACCCGAAAGCCAGCAGGAGGAGTGCGGACAACAATGTGCCGTGTCTTTTGTAAAACGGTTCTTTCGCTATTTCTCGTTCCGCTTGTTCGGCAGCCCGCGCCGGTGTGTCCGGGGTTACTTTCAGGTTTTCGAAGGCACCGGCCTGCTCCAGCTCGGCAATCGTCGCATCGCCGTACACGGTGATTTTCGCAGCGCCGAAGTTCACTTTGGCGTCGCAAACCCCCGGAAGCTGCTTGACGTTATGCTCAAACTTAGCGGCACAATTGGCGCAGGTAAAGCCTTCCACACGGTAAACGGTTTTGTTCGCTGCGGTTTCAGCCGCTTTACTCACGGACAACGACCTCCCGCTGATGTTCGATGGCGAGCGCGACCAGTTGTTTCAGATGATCATCCTTTAATGAATAGAAAACAAGCTTGCCTTCTTTCCGATACTTGGCAAATCCCATGTTCCGCAGCAGGCGCAAATGGTGGGACGCCGTCGCAATCGTCGAGCCGATAATATGGGCGACGTCACAGACGCACAGCTCCTCCTCCTTGCACAGCGCATAGGCCACCTTCAGTCGGGTGTGGTCGGCCAGCACCTTGAAAACTTGCGCCATATCCTGAAAGCTGTAGGGGCGCAGCGCATCCTTCACCCGATTGACCTTGTCCTCATCATAACAATAGATTTCGCATGTATCTGTATTCATCAGCGAATCACCACAATCTAATAATCATTTGATTATTATCATATGCGCTTTCCCTCGCTTTGTCAAAGGCCGGTTCGAGGAGCGTCGCGCGTATGGCGGGCCGCTTAGCAGGAACAAATAAAAACGTGTCCGAGCAACTCGGCTCGGACACGCTAGGCTGCCAACAAAGTGCGATGCGTGGGGGAAGATGTCCCATTTCCTTCACTCACTCCGTTGCCAACCAACAGGGAAGCCCATCTGTCCGCTTCAGCCCAGTAAAGCGGGCGGGCGCAAAAAGTAGTTTTACTGAAAGCTTTTCACGTTTGCGCCCGAAAGCCCCCGCTTCACCGGGCTTTCGCTAGGTTGGTTGGCAAAAGTCGTTCCTTCCGGAAAAGGGACACTCTTTATCCCAAACGCTACTTTTTCTTCAAGCAGACGTGTCCGAGCAACTCGGCTCGGACACGCAAAAATCCGGTCTTCAGCGGACACGTAGGAACACGTTCCAGGTAAGCAGAGGACGACGCTTTCATCCATCCGAATGAGGCGACCGTTCCCTTGATACACAAGGATCAGCCGATGCTGCCCTCCATTTCGAACTTGATCAAGCGGTTCATCTCGACGGCATACTCCATCGGCAGCTCTTTGGTGAACGGTTCGATGAAGCCCATCACGATCATCTGCGTCGCTTCCGCTTCGCTCAAACCGCGGCTCATCAGGTAGAAGAGCTGATCTTCCGACACTTTGGAAACCGTTGCTTCGTGTTCCAGCGTGACGTTGTCGTTGAGAATCTCGTTGTACGGAATCGTATCGGAGGTGGACAGTTTGTCGAGAATCAACGTGTCACACTTGATGTTCGACTTGGAGCCTTGCGACTTGCGGCCGAACGAAGAGAGCCCGCGATAGGTCACTTTTCCGCCCTCACGCGACAGCGACTTGGAGACAATCGTCGAGGTGCAGTCCGGAGCGAGGTGAATCATCTTCGCACCGGCGTCCTGATGCTGTCCTTTGCCCGCTACAGCGATGGAGAGCACCGTACCTTTGGCCCGCGGTCCCTTCATGATCACCGCCGGGTACTTCATCGTCAGTTTCGACCCGATGTTCCCGTCGATCCACTCCATGGTGGCGTCCGCATACGCGACGGCCCGCTTGGTGACCAGGTTGTAAACGTTGTTGGACCAGTTTTGGATCGTCGTGTAGCGGCAGCGGGCGCGATCCTTGACGATAATCTCCACCACGGCCGAGTGCAGCGAATCGGTGCTGTAAATCGGCGCGGTGCAGCCCTCCACGTAGTGCACGAAGCTGTCCTCGTCCGCGATGATCAGCGTCCGCTCAAACTGCCCCATGTTTTCCGAGTTGATGCGGAAGTAGGCCTGCAGCGGCGTTTCCACTTTTACCCCTTTGGGCACGTAGATAAAGGAGCCGCCCGACCAGACCGCGGAGTTGAGCGCGGCGAACTTGTTGTCAGCTGGCGGGATGACGGTGGAGAAGTACTCCTTCACCAAGTCAGGGTATTCCCGTACAGCGGTATCCATGTCGCAGAAGATAACGCCCAGCTTCTCCAGGTCTTCCTTCATGTTGTGGTAGACGACTTCCGACTCGTACTGCGCAGACACACCGGCGAGGAACTTCTGCTCCGCCTCCGGAATGCCCAGTTTGTCAAACGTCGCCTTGATTTCTTCCGGCACCTCATCCCAGCTGCGTCCCTGTTTCTCGGACGGCTTGACGTAGTAGGTGATCTCATCAAAGTTCAGGTCGTCCAGCTTGCCGCCCCATGTGGGCAGCGGCATTCTCTGGAAGATTTCAAAGGCTTTCAGCCGGAACTCCAGCATCCACTCCGGTTCCCCTTTGATCCGCGAAATCTCTTCGACGATTTCGCGGGTCAAGCCCTTCTTGGTCCGGAATACGGATACGTCCGGGTCGTGAAAGCCGTACTGGTATTCCTGCAGTTCAGGTGCTTTTTTTGCCATCCTGCTTCCCTCCTTTTGTCAAGCGCGGTCATTTGCCCGCTTGGTGAATCCCCTGCTCCAGCGCTCTCCAGGCCAACATGGCACATTTGATCCGCGCCGGAAATTTGGCTACCCCTTGCAGTGCTTCCAGATCGCCCAAATCGACGGTCTCGTCGTCGCATGCTTTTCCCTGCATCATTTCCGAAAAAACGTGGGCCAGTCGCGCCGCTTCGGCGATCGATTTGCCTTTGACCGCTTCTGTCATCATCGAAGCGGAGGACATGCTGATCGAACAGCCTTCGCCAAGAAACTTGGCATCGGTCACTTTCCCGTCCTCCACTTTCAGCGACAGGGAAATGCTGTCACCACAAGTGGGATTGTTCAGATTGACGACCAACCCTTGCGGATCTTCCAGCTTTCCCCGGTTGCGCGGCCGTTGGTAGTGATCCATGATGACGCGGCGGTACAGATCGTCAAGAGAAGACATTGCCAAAATACTCCTTCGTCTTTTTCAACCCGGCGACAAGCGCATCGACGTCTTCTTCCGTGTTGTACAGGTAGAAGCTGGCCCGCGCCGTTGCCGTAACGTTCAGCCAGCGCATCAACGGCTGCGCGCAGTGGTGGCCGGCGCGCACCGCAATGCCGTACGAGTCCAGGACGGTAGCCACGTCGTGCGGATGAACCCCAGCCAGGTTGAAAGTGATTAAACCGGTTCGCTCCTGCGTCGGACCGTAAATGCTCAGCCCCTCTATCTGCTTCATTTGTTCCAGCGCGTAACGAACCAGCTTTCGGTCGTGTCGCTCAATTTCCTCCATCCCGATCTCGTTGAGGAAGTCGATGGCCGCAGCCAGACCAATCGCCCCGGCAATAATCGGGGTTCCCCCTTCAAACCTCCAGGGGACCTCTTTCCAGGTCGAATCGTACAGCTCGACAAAATCGATCATCTCACCGCCGTATTCGACCGGCTCCATCTGCTCCAGCAATTCGCGTCTGCCGTAAAGCACGCCGAGCCCGGTCGGACCGCACATCTTGTGGGCGGAAAAGCAGAAGAAGTCACAGCCCAACTCCTGCACGTCCACTTTCATATGCGGCGCCGATTGGGCACCGTCCACGATGAGCACCGCTCCGTTTTGGTGGGCAATCGCGGCGATCTCTTTAATCGGCGTCACATCACCGAGCACATTGGAGATCTGGCGAATGGCGACAACTTTTGTTTTGGGCGAGACCGTCCGCTTCACGGCCTCTACCGTTATTGTACCATCTTCCTCCATCGGTATGAACGTAAATGTTGCTCCTGTCGCTTTCGCCGCCTGCTGCCAGGGGATAAAGTTGCTGTGGTGTTCCGCCACCGTGGTGACGATTTCGTCGCCCGGCTGCAGGCGAGGACGCACATAACTGTTCGCCACCAGGTTCAGCGCAGCGGTGGTGCCCCGCAGAAAGACGATTTCGTTGGCCTCCCGGGCATTGATAAAGGAGCGGACCTTTTCCCGCGCCCCTTCGTAGGCATCGGTGGCCTTGCTGCCCAGTGTATGGACGCCGCGGTGCACGTTGGAGTTGTATTCCTTGTAATAGGTATCAAGGGCCTCAATCACCTGCACCGGCTTCTGCGAGGTGGCGGAGCTGTCCAGGTAGACCAACGGGTGACCGTTCACTTGTTGGTTGAGGATCGGAAAGTACCGGCGGATCTCTCTGGCATCGACACTCATCGGTTCAACTTCCTTTCCAGCGCCTGACGCAAGCGGGCTTTCACTTCTGCCAGCGGAATTTCCGCCACGACCGGTTCCAGGAAGCCGAGGATAATCAGCCGCTCCGCTTCTTTGCGCGTAATGCCGCGCGACATCAGGTAGTAGATGCTCTCCTCGTTGATCCGCCCGACGGAGGCGGCATGGCCGGCTTTTACGTCATCCTCGTCGATCAAGAGAATCGGGTTGGCATCGCCGCGGGCATGTTCGCTGAGCATCAGGATATTTTCCGCTTGGCTGCCGTTCGCCTTTTCGGCGCCTTTCTCAATCTTGGTGATGCCGTTCAGGATGGTCACCGCTTCATCGCGCATGACCGCTTTGCTCAGCATCTCCGACTCGGAGTGCGTGCCGATATGCTGCACCTGCGAGGTCAGATTTTGCCGCTGACTGCCGGTTCCGACGTTGATCGTCTTGGTGTTGGCGATCGCCCCGCTTCCGCTGAGCACCGTGGTGTTGTTGGCCACGCTGTTGCCGTCGTTCATCTCGCCGAGGACCCATTCCATCCGTCCGTCCCGTTCGACGATGGCGCGGCGGAACGTGTAGTCGTGCACCTCGCTGCCCAGCGAACGGACCGAAGCCACCTGCACCTTGGCGCCTGCTCCGACAAACACTTCCACGATGCTGTTGGCGACCATCCGCTTGCCGGCGGCGGAGACAAATGTGTCAACGTAGGCCACCCTGCTGTTGGCCTCGGCGACCACGAGCACATGCGGGCAGAGAAACGCTCCGTCACCGGCGACCTCAAACACGGCCTGCAGCGGTTCGGCAATCTCCACCCCTTTGGGTACGTAGAGAAACACGCCGCCGTTTACCAGCGCGGTGTGCAGCGCGGTCAGCTTGTGTTCGTCAAATCCGACCGCCTTCAAGTAGTACTGCTGCACCAGATCGCCGTGCTCGCGCAGCGCGCTTGCCAGGTCGCTGAAGATGACCCCTTGCCCCTTCAATTCGTCGGAGATGTAGGCAAAGACCGGCGAAGCGTTTTTCTGCACGAGCAGATTTTGTGCAGCGGTTGTGTCGATCTGTTCTTTTACCACATCATCCAGCTTCTCGATGTCATCCACTTTCGCTTCCGTCTGGAAGGGCTCAAACTGGTCGTAGTTCCAGTTGTCGATTTTGGTCTTCTCCAGTGCCGGCAGGGGCAGTACCGCGGCGGCTTGCAGCGCAGCCAGACGTTTTTCGCGAAACCATTCCGGCTCCTGATTCGCTTGCGAAAAGGCAGCGACCGATTCGCTGCGAAAGCGAAGCTGTGTATCTAGACTCATGCGCTAAACCTCCCTCTCGCCTACACGCCGGCGTTAACCGTTTCGTCTTCGATGCCCAGTTCTTCCTTGATCCAGTCGTACCCTTCCGCCTCCAGACGCTCGGCCAATTCAGGGCCGCCCGATTTCACGATCCGTCCCTGCATCATCACGTGCACGAAGTCGGGCTTGATATAGTTGAGCAGCCGCTGATAGTGGGTGATGATCAAAAACGCACGCTCAGCCGAACGCATCGCGTTGACCCCTTTGGCCACCACTTTCAGCGCGTCAATGTCGAGACCGGAGTCGATCTCGTCAAGAATACAGAGGCTCGGCTGCAGCATCAGCATTTGCAGAATTTCATTGCGTTTCTTTTCGCCACCGGAGAAGCCTTCGTTGAGGTAGCGGTGGGCAAACGCCTCATCCATCTCCAGCAGCGCCATCTGCTTATCCAGTTCGCGGATAAACTTCATCAACGAGATTTCGTTCCCTTCGCCGCGGCGGGCGTTGATCGCGGAGCGAATAAAATCGGCATTGGTCACACCGGTAATCTCGGACGGATACTGCATCGCCAGGAACAATCCGGCCCGCGCCCGCTCATCCACCTCCATCTCCAGCAGGTTTTCTCCGTTAAAGTAGACTTCTCCGGCCGTTACTTCGTATTTCGGATGACCCATCAACGTGGAAGCGAGCGTCGATTTGCCCGTTCCGTTCGGGCCCATGATGGCGTGAACTTCACCGCCTTTGAGCTCCAGGGAAAGACCTTTCAGGATCTCCTTGTCTTCCACCTTCGCGTGAAGATTTTTTATCTGCAAGTGCGGTACGCCAGACATCGTTCATTCCTCCATTGTGTCAGTTATCCCGGATTGCCGGAAACAACACTGCTGACGACGCAACCGGTACACGGTTTCGCAAGCAGTTTATCATTCTCAATCCGTTCTCAATTACTATTGTATAATAAGAATTATTTTAAATCAATGTTATACCTATTCCTATATTTTTTAAATGAAAATGTTGACTATATACGTTCCCGCCGCGATTCGAGCGGCGCGAAGCAGCCTCTACTGCAAAATGTTGAGGATTTCCGCCCGTTTCGCCTGGTAGGCCTCATCCGTCAGGACGGGCGAAAAATCGCTTGGCGGAACCTCTTCCAGCAAATGGTGCCACGATTTGCAGCCCTTGTACGCTTCGGCAATCGGCAGCGTAAACGGTTGATGCAGCCGATAGACGCGGGCGAACAGGATGTGCAGCGGTTTTGTCTTTTTCCAGTGCAGGCGAACGTCCGCAAAATTGTCCGTCCAGATGTGGTAGGGGTTGAGCGCCCTTAGTTTGCCCTCGTCCAGCAGTTCCACATCATCGGTGATGTGGGCAAAGTAGCGGATCGTCACGGTCTGTTGGTCCGGGCTCCATTCCGCTTGCGTCGCTTGCAAATCGGCGTGGTACTCCGGCTTGATCATCTCCGGCTTCTGATGTTCATAGGTGGGATAGAGGTAAAAGGTATCGCGCTCGAGCACAAACTCTCTGGTCTCCTCATACAGTCCCCCTTTGCGCACGGTAATAATCTGTTTTCCCTCGCCCAACGCTTTCACTGCGACGGCCCATTCTTTCAGCGACAGGGTGGACGCAGGCTGGGTAATTGTCATCATCAGACAAACAGCTCCTTTCTTTCGCGTTGTTTACCGCGCCTTCCGCGAAAACCGGCCGCAGCCGTTATGTAAACTGATTGTACAGCAAAACGTGTGCGTTTGTCCCCTGCTACACTTCCCTCAGTTTAGCAAAATCTCCGCCAACTGCAAAGAAAAGCTCTCATCCGTGATGGATGAGAGCGCCAGCTTGTAGAAAAAGTAGCGTTTGCGATCAAGAGCGTCCCTTTTCCGAACGGAACGACTTTTGCCAACCAACCGAGCGAAAGCCCAGCGAAGCGGGGGCTTTCGGGCGCAAACGTGAAAAAACCTTCAGAACAGCCACTTTTTGCGCCCGCCCGCTTCGCTTGGCTGAAGCGGACAGATATACTTCCCTGCTGGTTGGCAACGGAGTGAGGGAAGGAAAAGGGACGCCTTTCCCCACGCGTCGCACTTTTTCAGCAGACTGAAGCTCTCATCCGTGATGGATGAGAGCGCGTTTTGCGACGATTTAGATGCGTGGTCCATGCTGGGCAATTTCGGCGGCCTGGGGAAACTTCTTGCGGAAGTTTTCCGCGAAGCGGCCGGCCAAATCGCTGGCCTGGCGGTCGTACGCCGCTTTGTCCGCCCATGTGTTGCGCGGCTGCAGCACCTCGGCCGGAACGCCCGGGCAGCTGGTCGGCACCTCCACCCCAAATACGGGATCGGTGACAAACGAAACGTTTTCCAGCTCGCCGTTAATCGCGGCCGCGACCATCGCTCTGGTGTAGGCCAGGTTCATCCGCTTCCCGACGCCGACAGGTCCGCCTGTCCAGCCGGTGTTGACCAAGTAGACCCGGACGTTGTGCTGGACGATTTTCTTGCCGAGC contains:
- a CDS encoding ArsR/SmtB family transcription factor; amino-acid sequence: MNTDTCEIYCYDEDKVNRVKDALRPYSFQDMAQVFKVLADHTRLKVAYALCKEEELCVCDVAHIIGSTIATASHHLRLLRNMGFAKYRKEGKLVFYSLKDDHLKQLVALAIEHQREVVVRE
- the sufB gene encoding Fe-S cluster assembly protein SufB translates to MAKKAPELQEYQYGFHDPDVSVFRTKKGLTREIVEEISRIKGEPEWMLEFRLKAFEIFQRMPLPTWGGKLDDLNFDEITYYVKPSEKQGRSWDEVPEEIKATFDKLGIPEAEQKFLAGVSAQYESEVVYHNMKEDLEKLGVIFCDMDTAVREYPDLVKEYFSTVIPPADNKFAALNSAVWSGGSFIYVPKGVKVETPLQAYFRINSENMGQFERTLIIADEDSFVHYVEGCTAPIYSTDSLHSAVVEIIVKDRARCRYTTIQNWSNNVYNLVTKRAVAYADATMEWIDGNIGSKLTMKYPAVIMKGPRAKGTVLSIAVAGKGQHQDAGAKMIHLAPDCTSTIVSKSLSREGGKVTYRGLSSFGRKSQGSKSNIKCDTLILDKLSTSDTIPYNEILNDNVTLEHEATVSKVSEDQLFYLMSRGLSEAEATQMIVMGFIEPFTKELPMEYAVEMNRLIKFEMEGSIG
- the sufU gene encoding Fe-S cluster assembly sulfur transfer protein SufU is translated as MSSLDDLYRRVIMDHYQRPRNRGKLEDPQGLVVNLNNPTCGDSISLSLKVEDGKVTDAKFLGEGCSISMSSASMMTEAVKGKSIAEAARLAHVFSEMMQGKACDDETVDLGDLEALQGVAKFPARIKCAMLAWRALEQGIHQAGK
- a CDS encoding cysteine desulfurase, whose amino-acid sequence is MSVDAREIRRYFPILNQQVNGHPLVYLDSSATSQKPVQVIEALDTYYKEYNSNVHRGVHTLGSKATDAYEGAREKVRSFINAREANEIVFLRGTTAALNLVANSYVRPRLQPGDEIVTTVAEHHSNFIPWQQAAKATGATFTFIPMEEDGTITVEAVKRTVSPKTKVVAIRQISNVLGDVTPIKEIAAIAHQNGAVLIVDGAQSAPHMKVDVQELGCDFFCFSAHKMCGPTGLGVLYGRRELLEQMEPVEYGGEMIDFVELYDSTWKEVPWRFEGGTPIIAGAIGLAAAIDFLNEIGMEEIERHDRKLVRYALEQMKQIEGLSIYGPTQERTGLITFNLAGVHPHDVATVLDSYGIAVRAGHHCAQPLMRWLNVTATARASFYLYNTEEDVDALVAGLKKTKEYFGNVFS
- the sufD gene encoding Fe-S cluster assembly protein SufD, which produces MSLDTQLRFRSESVAAFSQANQEPEWFREKRLAALQAAAVLPLPALEKTKIDNWNYDQFEPFQTEAKVDDIEKLDDVVKEQIDTTAAQNLLVQKNASPVFAYISDELKGQGVIFSDLASALREHGDLVQQYYLKAVGFDEHKLTALHTALVNGGVFLYVPKGVEIAEPLQAVFEVAGDGAFLCPHVLVVAEANSRVAYVDTFVSAAGKRMVANSIVEVFVGAGAKVQVASVRSLGSEVHDYTFRRAIVERDGRMEWVLGEMNDGNSVANNTTVLSGSGAIANTKTINVGTGSQRQNLTSQVQHIGTHSESEMLSKAVMRDEAVTILNGITKIEKGAEKANGSQAENILMLSEHARGDANPILLIDEDDVKAGHAASVGRINEESIYYLMSRGITRKEAERLIILGFLEPVVAEIPLAEVKARLRQALERKLNR
- the sufC gene encoding Fe-S cluster assembly ATPase SufC; translation: MSGVPHLQIKNLHAKVEDKEILKGLSLELKGGEVHAIMGPNGTGKSTLASTLMGHPKYEVTAGEVYFNGENLLEMEVDERARAGLFLAMQYPSEITGVTNADFIRSAINARRGEGNEISLMKFIRELDKQMALLEMDEAFAHRYLNEGFSGGEKKRNEILQMLMLQPSLCILDEIDSGLDIDALKVVAKGVNAMRSAERAFLIITHYQRLLNYIKPDFVHVMMQGRIVKSGGPELAERLEAEGYDWIKEELGIEDETVNAGV
- a CDS encoding DUF1802 family protein, whose product is MMTITQPASTLSLKEWAVAVKALGEGKQIITVRKGGLYEETREFVLERDTFYLYPTYEHQKPEMIKPEYHADLQATQAEWSPDQQTVTIRYFAHITDDVELLDEGKLRALNPYHIWTDNFADVRLHWKKTKPLHILFARVYRLHQPFTLPIAEAYKGCKSWHHLLEEVPPSDFSPVLTDEAYQAKRAEILNILQ